The following is a genomic window from Paenibacillus thiaminolyticus.
CTGCAGCAACAAGCTGGCAGCGGAGGGGGAATAAGCGATGGCAGTACTGGTTACAGGCGGGGCAGGTTATATTGGCTCCCATACGGTGGCGGAATTGCTGGATCGCGGCGAAGAGGTCGTCGTCGTCGATTCATTGGAGACGGGTCATGCGGACGCGGTTCTCGGCGGCACGCTCCATGTCGGGGATATTCGAGATAAGGCCTTCTTGGAAGGCGTGTTCCAACAGCATAAGTTCGATGCGGTCATTCATTTCGCCGCGTACTCGCTCGTCGGAGAGAGCATGAGCAATCCGGCCAAATATTATGATAACAATGTGCACGGCACGCTGGTGCTGCTGGAGGTGATGCAGCAGTTCGGCGTGAAGCGGATTGTCTTTTCTTCCACGGCCGCCACGTATGGCGAGCCCGAACGGACGCCAATCGAGGAGACCTTCGCGACGAATCCGACGAATGTGTACGGAGAGACGAAGCTGACGATGGAGCGCATGATGCGCTGGTTCGACGAGGTGCATGGCATCCGCTACGTCTCGCTGCGCTACTTCAATGCCGCTGGCGCACATGAGAGCGGACGCATCGGGGAAGACCACCAGCCGGAGACGCATCTCGTGCCGATTGTGCTGGAGACGGCCCTGGGCAAGCGCAGTGAGATTGCGGTCTTCGGCAGCGATTATCCGACGCATGACGGCACATGTATTCGCGACTATATTCACGTCAGCGATTTGGCGGACGCGCATTTGCTTGCTGTCGGCTATTTGCGCAAGGACGGGGCGAGCGAGATTTTCAATCTGGGCAGCGGCAACGGCTTCTCGGTTCTCGAGGTGATCCGGACGGCGCAGCGGGTGACCGGTCTGACGATTCCGACGGCGCTGCGCGATCGCCGGGCAGGCGATCCGGCAGTCTTGATCGCGTCCGCCGGCAAGGCGAAGGCCGTGCTCGGCTGGCAGCCGAAGCGGGATAATATGGAGATGATTATTGAGAGCGCCTGGCGCTGGCATCAGGCTCATCCGGACGGATACGCCAAATAGAGGGGGAGGACATCATGGCGAACGATCAACGAGCAGGGAAGGCAGCATCGGAGCAACTGGATGAAGGACGCACGGCACTACGGCCGGATGCGCCGACGCTTCCGGATGGATGGCGAACGGCAGAACGTACGGATACGGCGCGCATGGCGGAGCTGATCGAGAAGCTGGTTCGCTACGCGCGGAACCGGAATATGCTCGGAACGTTGGACATGACGTATGCGCGCAATCAGTTGCTGGAGCTGTTCCGGTTAGACGAGCCATGTGAAGGATATTTGGCCCCGGAGTGGAGCGGTGTTCCGGATGAACCGCAGGAGCTGCTGGAGGCGCTGCTGGATATGGCGGCCGCAAGCGGACTGCTGCCGGACAATACGACGACCTGGCGGGATCTGCTGGACGCCAAGGTGATGGGGTTGCTTATGCCGCGCCCGTCGGAGACGGAGGCCCGGTTCCGGAAGCTGTGGGCCGAGCAGGGGATTGCCGCCGCGACGGACGACTTCTATGCCTTGAACAAGGACAGCAATTATATACGGATGGATCGCATTCGGAAAAATGAGTATTGGCTGCATCCGAGCGAATTCGGCGAGATGGAGATGACGATCAACCTGTCCAAGCCGGAGAAGACGCCCCAGGAGATCGCTCAGGCCGGGCAGGCCGCGGCCGCCGATTATCCGAAATGTCTGCTGTGCGCGGACAATGTCGGCTATGCGGGCCGGGTCAATCATCCGGCGCGCCAAAATTTGCGGATTATTCCGCTGGAACTGAACGGTGAAGCATGGTTTTTCCAATACTCTCCTTATGTTTACTATAATGAGCACAGCATCGTGTTCCGAAGAGAGCATGTGCCGATGAAGCTGACCCGGGACACGTTCGCGCGGCTGCTGGCGTTCACCGAGCAGTTCCCGCATTATTTCATCGGCTCGAACGCCGACCTTCCGATCGTGGGCGGATCGATTCTGAGCCATGATCATTTCCAGGCGGGGCGGCATACGTTCCCGATCGAGAAGGCGCCGACAGGACAAGCGCATGTTCATGCGGCGCATCCGGGTGTCCGCGTCGGGGTGGTCGACTGGCCGATGTCCGTTCTCCGCCTGACGGCGGACGATCGCGAAGCGCTGCTGAATACTGCCGACGATCTGTACCGGTTCTGGCAAGGCTACAGTGATGAGCAAGCCGGGATCCTCGCCTGGACGGAAGGCCCCGGCGGACAGACGCGGCATAATACGGTTACGCCAATCGTCCGCCGCCGGGGGGAGCGGTATGAGATGGATCTCGTACTGCGCAATAACCGGACGGATGAGACGCATCCGGAAGGCATTTTCCATCCGCATCGCCATCTTCATCATATCAAGAAAGAAAATATCGGTCTGATTGAAGTCATGGGATTGGCGATTCTTCCCGGACGGCTGCTGGCGGAGACCGGAGCGATTGCCAGGCTGCTGGCCGGGCGGGAAGATCGGGAGGCGGAGCGCGCAAGCTTGACGGATCAGGATCCGCTCAAGCCGCATGCCGCATGGATTGACGAGCTGGTCGGCCGGTATGGAACCCGGCTGGACGAAGCGGAAGCGAACCGGGTGATCCGCCATGATATCGGCTGCAAGTTCGCAGAAATTCTTGGCCATGCCGGCGTCTTCAAGCGGGATCGCGCGGGGCGCGAGGCTTGCGCCCGCTTCCTCGCGCAGGCTGGGTTCAAGGCGCAGGGCTGAGACGGCTCTGCCGTCTGGCCGGAACGGAGCACGCGCTTCCAAGCGTGCCGGAATAGGTGCGGATATGTGCGACATAGAGAGATATATTTGCTATAGGGATGTATGGTGATATGGAGATGTATGGTGATATAGAGATGTACGGTGATATAGAGATATAGTCGAGATATAGAACAGGCCAGGAGGTCCATCGATGACACAAGTGCAGATCGGCGTCATTTCCCATGAGCGGTGGGGAGAGAGCTTGAAGCTGGAGAACGGGATGTATACCGTTATCGTTCCGCTCGGCTTCGGCATCCGGATTATGCATCTAAGCCTTATGGGCGGCGAGAACGTCTTTTTCGAGGATACGGAAGGAGCGGTTCAGCAACAGGGCGAGGAATTCGCGGCGCTGGGCGGGGAAGGCTGGAAGCTGCGCGGCGGGCATCGGCTGTGGGCGAGCCCGGAGGTATACCCGCGCACCTATGGCCCGGATGATAAGCCGATTCAATATGTCCTTACCGGGCACGGAGTGAAGCTGCTCGCTCCCGTGGAGCCGTGGACGCAGACGGCCAAGGAAATCGAGATCCAATTCCGCGATGATCAGATTGAGGTCATTCACCGGATAGTCAATCATGGACCATGGCCGATTGAACTGGCACCGTGGGCGCTGTCTGTCATGGCTCCGGGCGGAACCGCCTATGTGCCGCAGACGAAGCGGGAGACCGGATTTCTCCCGAACCGGAACTTCGCGCTGTGGCCGTACACGAAGATGAATGACGAGCGTGTCGATTGGGGCGGTGATGTCATTCAGGTCCGCCAATGCGCCGATATCGAGCGGGCATTCAAGTTCGGCATACACAACGAGGAAGGCTGGGCGGCCTATGCCGTGAACGGCACCGTGTTCGAAAAACGCTATGAACCGCAGCAAGAAGCGGTTTATCCCGACTTCGGATGCTCCTTCGAGCTGTATACGAACGACAAAATTTTGGAGCTGGAGACGCTGGGCCCGCTTGCAGTGTTGGCGCCTGGCGGACAGGCCGTTCACAAGGAGATATGGAAGCTTGCGCCATGCACGGATATCGAACAATATCTCCACACGAAATTGATAGAATCGAAATCTTAAATTTTTCATAATCTTAGGGTCTCTGCCAAAAGAAAGCCCTGTCCTGCACGACTCAAAGCCGCTGCGGGGCAGGGTTTTTGCCTATTTATGAACGGCTAGCGGATATTTCGCGTCCGCCGATGGAAAGGGTTTCACAAGTGAGCGGGTTTATGTTATTAATAGAGAGGGACGTCAAAATGGAAAACCCTCTCAATGCGGCGGGATGCCGATGGGAGCCGATTGTGGACGTTCCGGGGGATGGTGCGCTGTCCGGCGGGCTGGGCGGAACAAAGACTTTGCCTTGGCCGGGGCCCGATGGGACAAGCTGTATCGAGAACCCGCCAATAACGCAGCACTTTCAGGGAGTGTGGATGAATGGCTAAATCGTTAGGATCCAGTACGAACATTATTATTCGCTTGGAAATTGACAAAAATGTGTGCACCTTCGCGCAAATTGCCGCCGCCATTGGCGAGAGCGGCGGCGATATCGTCGCCATCGACGTCATTCGCGGCACGCCGGTATCCACAGTCCGAGATATTACAGTCAATGTATATGACGGCAGTGTCGGCGATCGGGTCGTGAAGCGTCTGAAGCAGCTGCAAGGCGTGAAAGTCGTGAACGTCTCCGATCAGACGTTCCTGCTCCACCTCGGGGGCAAAATCGAGATGCAGCCCAAGGTCCCGATCCGGA
Proteins encoded in this region:
- the galE gene encoding UDP-glucose 4-epimerase GalE: MAVLVTGGAGYIGSHTVAELLDRGEEVVVVDSLETGHADAVLGGTLHVGDIRDKAFLEGVFQQHKFDAVIHFAAYSLVGESMSNPAKYYDNNVHGTLVLLEVMQQFGVKRIVFSSTAATYGEPERTPIEETFATNPTNVYGETKLTMERMMRWFDEVHGIRYVSLRYFNAAGAHESGRIGEDHQPETHLVPIVLETALGKRSEIAVFGSDYPTHDGTCIRDYIHVSDLADAHLLAVGYLRKDGASEIFNLGSGNGFSVLEVIRTAQRVTGLTIPTALRDRRAGDPAVLIASAGKAKAVLGWQPKRDNMEMIIESAWRWHQAHPDGYAK
- a CDS encoding UDP-glucose--hexose-1-phosphate uridylyltransferase, whose protein sequence is MANDQRAGKAASEQLDEGRTALRPDAPTLPDGWRTAERTDTARMAELIEKLVRYARNRNMLGTLDMTYARNQLLELFRLDEPCEGYLAPEWSGVPDEPQELLEALLDMAAASGLLPDNTTTWRDLLDAKVMGLLMPRPSETEARFRKLWAEQGIAAATDDFYALNKDSNYIRMDRIRKNEYWLHPSEFGEMEMTINLSKPEKTPQEIAQAGQAAAADYPKCLLCADNVGYAGRVNHPARQNLRIIPLELNGEAWFFQYSPYVYYNEHSIVFRREHVPMKLTRDTFARLLAFTEQFPHYFIGSNADLPIVGGSILSHDHFQAGRHTFPIEKAPTGQAHVHAAHPGVRVGVVDWPMSVLRLTADDREALLNTADDLYRFWQGYSDEQAGILAWTEGPGGQTRHNTVTPIVRRRGERYEMDLVLRNNRTDETHPEGIFHPHRHLHHIKKENIGLIEVMGLAILPGRLLAETGAIARLLAGREDREAERASLTDQDPLKPHAAWIDELVGRYGTRLDEAEANRVIRHDIGCKFAEILGHAGVFKRDRAGREACARFLAQAGFKAQG